A stretch of the Prunus dulcis unplaced genomic scaffold, ALMONDv2, whole genome shotgun sequence genome encodes the following:
- the LOC117612969 gene encoding PR5-like receptor kinase isoform X2, with the protein MAPVALFIFSLLTHLVVLHSAEARELYNPCAPYHCNDQLGDVKFPFKNMTQPPECGLFTVDCSDHEHPKIQEEGYWHELERISPANTNFINDSELQQRLEHSFCDDQIFDNLSLPGPSPVYELFAHNLTLVKCNNATPTLSFTDFNNACTKAATYYTTLSDHSLRSSLPPPRPSCTIIFMPADPSKPPFSLSALTARFSLQLPLRKECKRCHDRKGECRLDDHGEFQCFGEKGVKLGLKLGLGAVAGLMVLVVIVCCLKRKLAYDSFIFFWKNQGQDRQIVEAFLRSYGPLQVRRYSYLEVKKMTNSFKEKLGKGGYGSVYKGKSNDGSLVAVKVLSKLKGNGEEFMNEVAAISRTSHVNIVSLLGFCFEGSEKALIYEFMPNGSLEKFIFDANSPNRDHDHHLGWEQLDQISLGIARGLEYLHRGCNARILHFDIKPHSILLDENLAMKISDFGLAKICNKDESIVSIMCARGTAGYIAPEVLCINFGGVSHDR; encoded by the exons ATGGCTCCCGTggctttgtttattttctctctcctcactcATCTCGTGGTTCTTCACTCTGCCGAAGCAAGGGAACTCTACAATCCCTGTGCTCCCTACCACTGTAATGATCAACTAGGCGATGTCAAGTTCCCCTTCAAAAATATGACGCAGCCTCCTGAATGCGGGTTGTTCACAGTTGATTGTTCTGATCACGAACATCCGAAGATCCAAGAGGAAGGATACTGGCATGAATTGGAGAGAATCTCTCCAGCAAATACGAATTTTATCAATGACAGTGAGCTCCAGCAGCGCTTGGAACACAGTTTCTGCGATGATCAAATTTTCGACAATTTGAGTCTTCCCGGCCCTTCTCCAGTCTATGAATTATTCGCACACAATCTGACCCTCGTCAAATGCAACAACGCCACACCAACCCTCTCCTTTACAGATTTTAACAACGCCTGTACAAAGGCTGCTACTTACTATACTACTCTGTCTGATCATAGTTTACGAAGTTCCCTACCCCCACCCCGACCATCGTGTACCATCATTTTTATGCCCGCGGATCCATCTAAACCTCCCTTCAGTCTCTCTGCATTGACTGCTAGATTTTCCCTTCAACTGCCATTAAGAAAAGAATGTAAACGTTGTCATGATAGAAAAGGCGAATGCCGCCTTGATGACCATGGAGAATTTCAATGTTTTGGAGAAAAAG GAGTTAAATTGGGATTGAAGCTAGGACTAG GTGCAGTTGCTGGTCTCATGGTTCTAGTTGTTATTGTTTGCTGCTTAAAGAGAAAGTTAGCATATGATagctttattttcttctggAAGAATCAAGGCCAAGATCGTCAAATTGTTGAGGCCTTTCTAAGGAGCTATGGGCCACTTCAAGTTAGAAGATATAGCTATTTGGAGGtcaagaaaatgaccaattccttcaaagaaaaattaggaaaaGGGGGCTACGGTAGTGTATACAAGGGAAAATCAAATGACGGCAGTCTTGTAGCGGTGAAGGTCTTGAGCAAATTAAAAGGTAATGGAGAAGAATTTATGAATGAGGTGGCAGCCATTAGTCGCACTTCCCATGTCAACATAGTAAGCTTGttggggttttgttttgagggTTCAGAAAAAGCTCTCATCTATGAATTCATGCCTAACGGCTCACTTGAGAAGTTCATATTTGATGCAAATTCCCCCAACAGAGATCATGATCATCACTTGGGATGGGAGCAATTGGATCAAATTTCACTCGGCATTGCTCGAGGATTGGAGTATTTACATCGGGGTTGCAATGCAAGAATTCTGCATTTTGACATCAAGCCTCATAGCATTCTTCTTGATGAAAACTTGGCTATGAAAATCTCTGATTTCGGCCTTGCTAAAATATGTAACAAGGACGAGAGTATTGTGTCAATAATGTGCGCCAGAGGTACTGCCGGTTACATTGCTCCAGAAGTATTATGTATAAATTTTGGAGGGGTCTCACATGATAGATGA
- the LOC117612969 gene encoding PR5-like receptor kinase isoform X1 has translation MAPVALFIFSLLTHLVVLHSAEARELYNPCAPYHCNDQLGDVKFPFKNMTQPPECGLFTVDCSDHEHPKIQEEGYWHELERISPANTNFINDSELQQRLEHSFCDDQIFDNLSLPGPSPVYELFAHNLTLVKCNNATPTLSFTDFNNACTKAATYYTTLSDHSLRSSLPPPRPSCTIIFMPADPSKPPFSLSALTARFSLQLPLRKECKRCHDRKGECRLDDHGEFQCFGEKGVKLGLKLGLAAGAVAGLMVLVVIVCCLKRKLAYDSFIFFWKNQGQDRQIVEAFLRSYGPLQVRRYSYLEVKKMTNSFKEKLGKGGYGSVYKGKSNDGSLVAVKVLSKLKGNGEEFMNEVAAISRTSHVNIVSLLGFCFEGSEKALIYEFMPNGSLEKFIFDANSPNRDHDHHLGWEQLDQISLGIARGLEYLHRGCNARILHFDIKPHSILLDENLAMKISDFGLAKICNKDESIVSIMCARGTAGYIAPEVLCINFGGVSHDR, from the exons ATGGCTCCCGTggctttgtttattttctctctcctcactcATCTCGTGGTTCTTCACTCTGCCGAAGCAAGGGAACTCTACAATCCCTGTGCTCCCTACCACTGTAATGATCAACTAGGCGATGTCAAGTTCCCCTTCAAAAATATGACGCAGCCTCCTGAATGCGGGTTGTTCACAGTTGATTGTTCTGATCACGAACATCCGAAGATCCAAGAGGAAGGATACTGGCATGAATTGGAGAGAATCTCTCCAGCAAATACGAATTTTATCAATGACAGTGAGCTCCAGCAGCGCTTGGAACACAGTTTCTGCGATGATCAAATTTTCGACAATTTGAGTCTTCCCGGCCCTTCTCCAGTCTATGAATTATTCGCACACAATCTGACCCTCGTCAAATGCAACAACGCCACACCAACCCTCTCCTTTACAGATTTTAACAACGCCTGTACAAAGGCTGCTACTTACTATACTACTCTGTCTGATCATAGTTTACGAAGTTCCCTACCCCCACCCCGACCATCGTGTACCATCATTTTTATGCCCGCGGATCCATCTAAACCTCCCTTCAGTCTCTCTGCATTGACTGCTAGATTTTCCCTTCAACTGCCATTAAGAAAAGAATGTAAACGTTGTCATGATAGAAAAGGCGAATGCCGCCTTGATGACCATGGAGAATTTCAATGTTTTGGAGAAAAAG GAGTTAAATTGGGATTGAAGCTAGGACTAG CAGCAGGTGCAGTTGCTGGTCTCATGGTTCTAGTTGTTATTGTTTGCTGCTTAAAGAGAAAGTTAGCATATGATagctttattttcttctggAAGAATCAAGGCCAAGATCGTCAAATTGTTGAGGCCTTTCTAAGGAGCTATGGGCCACTTCAAGTTAGAAGATATAGCTATTTGGAGGtcaagaaaatgaccaattccttcaaagaaaaattaggaaaaGGGGGCTACGGTAGTGTATACAAGGGAAAATCAAATGACGGCAGTCTTGTAGCGGTGAAGGTCTTGAGCAAATTAAAAGGTAATGGAGAAGAATTTATGAATGAGGTGGCAGCCATTAGTCGCACTTCCCATGTCAACATAGTAAGCTTGttggggttttgttttgagggTTCAGAAAAAGCTCTCATCTATGAATTCATGCCTAACGGCTCACTTGAGAAGTTCATATTTGATGCAAATTCCCCCAACAGAGATCATGATCATCACTTGGGATGGGAGCAATTGGATCAAATTTCACTCGGCATTGCTCGAGGATTGGAGTATTTACATCGGGGTTGCAATGCAAGAATTCTGCATTTTGACATCAAGCCTCATAGCATTCTTCTTGATGAAAACTTGGCTATGAAAATCTCTGATTTCGGCCTTGCTAAAATATGTAACAAGGACGAGAGTATTGTGTCAATAATGTGCGCCAGAGGTACTGCCGGTTACATTGCTCCAGAAGTATTATGTATAAATTTTGGAGGGGTCTCACATGATAGATGA
- the LOC117612967 gene encoding 14 kDa proline-rich protein DC2.15-like, with protein sequence MASSMAIATIALLLSLNLVFFTTVSSNHHVPNCPPPPKTPKHPSPSTPIPPAKASCPKDTLKLGVCGDLLNGLVHLVVGTQPKTPCCSLIGGLADVEAAVCLCTVIKANVLGINLNVPVSLSLLLNYCVQLIYNCN encoded by the exons ATGGCTTCTTCTATGGCAATTGCAACCAttgctcttcttctctcccttaACCTTGTATTTTTCACTACAGTGAGTTCAAATCATCATGTTCCTAATtgtccaccaccaccaaaaaccccaaaacacCCTTCTCCCTCAACCCCAATCCCTCCAGCTAAAGCCTCTTGCCCTAAGGACACCCTTAAGCTAGGGGTATGTGGTGATTTGTTGAATGGTTTGGTGCACCTTGTCGTGGGGACCCAACCAAAGACCCCTTGTTGTAGCCTCATTGGGGGTCTTGCTGATGTTGAAGCTGCTGTATGCCTTTGCACTGTCATTAAAGCCAATGTTTTGGGCATCAATCTTAATGTGCCAGTCTCCTTAAGCTTGCTTTTGAATTACTGTG TTCAGCTTATATACAATTGTAACTAA
- the LOC117612971 gene encoding pEARLI1-like lipid transfer protein 2 yields MPSHNAFTIALLLSLNFVFFTAVSSNHHVPNCPPTPPKSPKHPPPSNPTPKHPPPSTPTPTPKPKHPPPSTPTPTPKQPSPSTPTPKQPPPTPTPTPKQPPPTPIPTPKQPPPSTPTPKYPPQTPTPTPSPSPPKASCPKDTLKLGVCGNLLNDLVHLVVGTQSKTPCCSLIAGLSDVDAAVCLCTAIKANVLGINLNVPVSLSLLLNYCGKSVPTDFQCA; encoded by the coding sequence ATGCCTTCTCATAATGCATTTACAAttgctcttcttctctcccttaactttgtatttttcacaGCAGTGAGTTCAAATCATCATGTACCTAATTGTCCACCAACACCACCAAAATCCCCAAAACACCCTCCCCCCTcaaacccaaccccaaaacacCCTCCTCCCTCAACCCCtaccccaaccccaaaaccgaAACACCCTCCCCCCTCAACCCCaactccaaccccaaaacaaCCTTCTCCCtcaaccccaaccccaaaacaaCCTCCCCCAACtccaaccccaaccccaaaacaaCCTCCTCCAACCCCAATCCCAACCCCAAAACAACCTCCTCCCtcaaccccaaccccaaaataCCCTCCCCaaaccccaaccccaaccccaagCCCCAGCCCTCCTAAAGCCTCTTGCCCTAAAGATACCCTTAAGCTAGGGGTATGTGGCAATTTGTTGAATGACTTGGTGCACCTTGTTGTGGGGACCCAATCAAAGACCCCTTGTTGTAGCCTCATTGCAGGTCTTTCTGATGTTGATGCTGCTGTGTGTCTTTGCACTGCCATTAAGGCCAACGTTTTGGGCATCAATCTTAATGTGCCAGTCTCCTTAAGCTTGCTTTTGAATTACTGTGGTAAATCTGTCCCAACAGACTTCCAATGCGCCTAG